From a single uncultured Fibrobacter sp. genomic region:
- the rplL gene encoding 50S ribosomal protein L7/L12, whose amino-acid sequence MATDIKALGDQIVGLTLLEAKALADYLKETHGIEAAAGGAVVMAAAAAAPAEEKTEFDVILVECGAKKMDVLKAVRAITGLGLKEAKDLVEKANSVVKEAMPKADAEKLKKDLEDLGAKVALK is encoded by the coding sequence ATGGCAACTGATATCAAGGCACTGGGCGATCAAATCGTTGGTCTTACCCTTCTCGAAGCCAAGGCTTTGGCTGACTACCTTAAAGAAACCCACGGCATCGAAGCTGCTGCCGGTGGCGCTGTCGTAATGGCCGCCGCTGCTGCCGCTCCTGCTGAAGAAAAGACTGAATTCGACGTCATCCTCGTCGAATGCGGCGCTAAGAAGATGGACGTCCTCAAGGCCGTCCGCGCCATCACCGGTCTGGGCCTCAAGGAAGCTAAGGACCTGGTCGAAAAGGCCAACAGCGTGGTCAAGGAAGCAATGCCGAAGGCTGACGCTGAAAAGCTCAAGAAGGACTTGGAAGATCTCGGAGCAAAGGTCGCTCTGAAGTAA